Proteins co-encoded in one Setaria viridis chromosome 9, Setaria_viridis_v4.0, whole genome shotgun sequence genomic window:
- the LOC117835455 gene encoding LOW QUALITY PROTEIN: BTB/POZ and MATH domain-containing protein 2 (The sequence of the model RefSeq protein was modified relative to this genomic sequence to represent the inferred CDS: deleted 2 bases in 1 codon), producing MSSSASTIAAGATSGYHVLKIKGYSFIKSAFPNGKYIESRTFRVAGHTWAINYYPNGITSVAADYVPFYLRLCHPGAAADVRVKMVFTFIDEVEMQAPSYVRARTPRRFVANNTSWGYEKFIKRENLERSERFKGDCFTVRCDIIVAPHFRALLQSGQGADVRFRVGSRTFPAHRCVLAARSLVFSAELYGGMKESAADHVVEVDDVEADVFRSLLHFIYTDSLPPEMEGQGEVVEDDASASMAQDLLVAADRYGMERLKVICEEKLCCRIDTKVAGTILVLAEQHHCRRLKEACFDFLDTLDAVVATDGFQNLAKSFPFVLFELIAKLPVDMSKLR from the exons ATGTCGAGCTCCGcctccaccatcgccgccggcgccacgagCGGCTACCACGTGCTCAAGATCAAGGGCTACTCATTCATCAAGTCCGCCTTCCCCAACGGCAAGTACATCGAGTCCCGCACCTTCCGCGTGGCCGGCCACACCTGGGCCATCAACTACTACCCCAACGGCATCACCTCGGTCGCCGCCGACTACGTCCCGTTCTACCTCCGCCTCTGTcatcccggcgccgccgccgacgtgagGGTGAAGATGGTGTTCACCTTCATCGACGAGGTGGAGATGCAGGCACCGTCTTACGTCCGCGCGAGGACTCCGAGAAGATTCGTCGCTAACAACACTAGTTGGGGCTATGAAAAGTTCATCAAGAGGGAGAACCTGGAGCGGTCGGAGCGTTTCAAGGGCGACTGCTTCACGGTCCGGTGCGACATCATCGTCGCCCCG CACTTCCGCGCCCTCCTCCAGAGCGGGCAGGGCGCCGACGTGCGGTTCCGCGTCGGGAGCAGGACGTTCCCCGCGCACCGGTGCGTCCTCGCGGCGCGGTCGCTGGTGTTCAGCGCGGAGCTCTACGGCGGGATGAAGGAGAGCGCCGCGGATCACGTCGTGGAGGTTGACGACGTCGAGGCGGACGTGTTCAGGAGCCTGCTACATTTCATATACACTGACTCGCTGCCGCCGGAGATGGAGGGTCAGGGCGAAGTGGTGGAGGACGATGCCTCCGCCTCAATGGCGCAAGATCTGCTGGTAGCCGCGGACAGGTACGGCATGGAGAGGCTCAAGGTGATCTGTGAAGAAAAGCTATGTTGTCGCATCGACACAAAGGTTGCAGGGACCATACTGGTGCTAGCTGAGCAGCACCACTGCCGTAGGTTGAAGGAGGCCTGCTTTGATTTTCTCGATACGCTGGATGCAGTCGTGGCAACTGAT GGCTTCCAGAATCTTGCCAAAAGCTTCCCCTTTGTCTTGTTCGAGTTAATTGCCAAGCTTCCCGTTGACATGAGCAAACTACGATAG
- the LOC117837037 gene encoding BTB/POZ and MATH domain-containing protein 2 — MSVSASSVGSTGGPPQPSSRSFITAAAATGKHQLKIDSYSLTTAVPRGAHIKSSNFQAAGFSWYINYFPNGRGRLLSRARGHVSLQLVLDGAAPAGAVKAQFTLSLLNQSGQPAEDTVRKSPVHKLAGGWWFYRFIKKEDLERSHRGLLRDDSFTLQCEVVVLDRFRAVKTAPFVEVPPPDLHRHLGDLLLTGEASDVTLQAGGVRFNAHRCVLAARSPVFKAELLGSMKEGTTNCAIHIEDMEPRVFKAVLHFVYTDTVPEVDKKEEAAMSQHLLEAADRFNLQRLRLLCEDKLCGCIDTSSVVTTLVLAEQHSCQGLKEKCFEFLKSTGLNAVMTTDGFNHLVSSCPTVLEELMSKLSLQ, encoded by the coding sequence ATGTCGGTCTCGGCCTCCTCCGTCGGCAGCACCGGCGGGCCCCCGCAGCCTTCCTCCCGCTCCTtcatcaccgccgccgcggccaccgggAAGCACCAGCTCAAGATCGACAGCTACTCCCTCACCACCGCCGTGCCCCGCGGCGCCCACATCAAGTCCTCCAATTTCCAGGCGGCGGGCTTCAGCTGGTACATCAACTACTTCCCCaacggccgcggccgcctgcTCAGCCGCGCCCGCGGCCACGTCTCGCTCCAGCtcgtcctcgacggcgccgcccccgccggcgccgtcaaGGCGCAGTTCACGCTCTCCCTGCTAAACCAATCCGGCCAGCCGGCAGAGGACACCGTGCGCAAGAGCCCCGTGCACAAGCTCGCCGGAGGGTGGTGGTTCTACAGGTTCATCAAGAAGGAGGACCTGGAGCGCTCCCACCGTGGGCTCCTCAGGGATGACAGCTTCACGCTCCAGTGCGAGGTCGTCGTCCTCGACAGGTTCCGCGCGGTGAAGACTGCCCCTTTCGtggaggtgccgccgcccgaCCTGCACCGACACCTCGGGGACCTGCTCTTGACCGGGGAGGCCTCGGACGTCACGCTCCAGGCCGGCGGGGTGAGGTTCAATGCCCACAGGTGCGTGCTCGCGGCACGGTCTCCGGTCTTCAAGGCGGAGCTCCTCGGTTCCATGAAGGAGGGTACCACCAACTGCGCCATACACATCGAGGACATGGAGCCACGGGTGTTCAAGGCCGTGCTGCACTTCGTGTACACCGACACGGTGCCGGAGGtggacaagaaggaagaagCCGCCATGTCGCAGCATCTGCTTGAAGCGGCGGACAGGTTCAACCTCCAGAGGCTGAGGCTCTTGTGTGAAGACAAGCTGTGTGGGTGCATTGACACAAGCTCGGTGGTGACCACACTCGTGCTGGCTGAGCAGCACAGTTGTCAGGGGCTCAAGGAGAAATGCTTTGAGTTCCTCAAGTCAACTGGTCTGAATGCGGTCATGACAACCGATGGCTTCAACCATCTGGTAAGTAGCTGCCCAACCGTGCTGGAGGAGCTCATGTCCAAGCTCAGTCTCCAGTGA